From one Phoenix dactylifera cultivar Barhee BC4 unplaced genomic scaffold, palm_55x_up_171113_PBpolish2nd_filt_p 000283F, whole genome shotgun sequence genomic stretch:
- the LOC120105436 gene encoding uncharacterized protein LOC120105436 has product MAEKRIQRASFGFSWADEVEREEREGEEGKAVRRKEEEKSNRKPNPFGAARPREVVLEEKGVDWRKLDKELDYHSNLRKNKKQKENISVTKAPISKQEHSTVGLRNPNQNKPEIQTAITVCPQQLNQHIDELVPPLKYTSKNIMALMEQIQRGRTGGQLYEGVDNLHLNRYPCNSDMMGKMNHWPLDASHSRTDQAHFNVIMTGAGYARVHPKCGTMRGSENVGLTCKRKYFGDRYQSGGAEEIQANARGELTNCMKSYKDDDKDHWEYLKDGTGRRENCIQGKRFMRAREKQQANGRRILVDLNMDSGFLGRNCKFGEQQYCMDYVEDRNGRRNYNVQESINPPRKPLGWGHSPQNYDAERGINIKDAGSGDNNSKKRGLLSAPPKFGSHQRRPKKQAGK; this is encoded by the exons ATGGCGGAGAAGAGGATCCAAAGAGCTTCCTTCGGCTTCTCATGGGCAGACGAAGTGGAAAGGGAGGAGCGAGAGGGGGAAGAAGGGAAGGCCGTCCGaaggaaagaggaggagaagtccAACAGGAAGCCGAATCCGTTCGGAGCTGCGAGGCCTCGAGAAGTGGTGCTCGAAGAGAAAGGCGTGGATTGGAGGAAGCTTGATAAGGAACTGGATTACCACTCCAATCTCAG GAAGAACAAGAAGCAGAAGGAAAATATTTCTGTGACAAAAGCACCAATTAGCAAGCAAGAGCACTCAACGGTGGGACTGCGGAACCCAAATCAAAACAAGCCAGAAATCCAAACTGCAATAACTGTTTGTCCACAGCAGCTGAACCAACATATAGACGAACTTGTTCCCCCATTGAAGTATACTTCCAAAAACATCATGGCTCTAATGGAACAGATACAGAGGGGTCGCACCGGTGGACAACTATACGAGGGTGTGGACAATTTGCATCTGAATCGATATCCATGCAACTCAGACATGATGGGGAAGATGAACCATTGGCCACTTGATGCTTCTCATAGTCGGACAGATCAAGCCCATTTCAATGTGATCATGACAGGAGCAGGCTATGCGAGAGTTCATCCTAAATGTGGAACCATGAGGGGTAGTGAGAATGTGGGATTAACttgtaaaagaaaatattttggaGACAGATATCAAAGTGGAGGAGCAGAAGAAATACAAGCAAATGCAAGGGGGGAACTCACTAATTGTATGAAGAGTTACAAGGATGATGATAAGGACCACTGGGAGTACCTCAAAGATGGAACTGGAAGAAGAGAGAACTGTATTCAAGGTAAAAGATTCATGCGTGCAAGAGAAAAACAGCAAGCAAATGGAAGAAGGATTCTTGTTGATCTGAACATGGATAGTGGTTTTCTTGGGAGGAATTGCAAGTTTGGAGAACAACAGTACTGCATGGATTATGTTGAAGATAGGAACGGAAGGAGGAATTATAATGTTCAGGAGTCAATAAACCCACCTAGGAAACCACTTGGATGGGGACATAGTCCACAGAATTATGACGCAGAGAGGGGCATTAACATTAAGGATGCAGGCTCTGGAGACAATAACAGCAAGAAGAGGGGGTTGCTCTCAGCACCACCCAAGTTTGGTTCTCACCAGAGGAGACCAAAGAAACAAGCTGGGAAGTAA